gcTAACTTTTGTTGACgttttttgtcttttttcttttctttttcctttagctttttcaattcaCGCTCTTCCTTGAGTCtattctcttcttccaaTTCTTCGAGCAACTTCTTCTGTCTTTCTTGAGCAACCTTTTCACGATATGCATTAAGAACACGCTGCTCAAACATCCGAGCCGCGAATATTTGCAGCATTCGTCGTCCTTCCGCCATGCGTTGCTCTTCAGACACTGGTGGATCatcctcttcgtcatcatactcatcgtcgtcataCTCGTCGTCCATTTCATCGTCGTATTCGTCGATGTAATCcacatcgtcatcttcttcttcctcttcctcatccAAGTAATCATgctcgtcatcttcacccTCCTCGTCGTCATACTCTTCCTCATACTCGTTGGCAGCAGCTAAAGCTTCCTCTTCACGAGCCATTCTTCTACCAGCCAACTCTTCCATCATATCAATGAAATTCTTCccattgtttttgataagGTCGTCAGCCACTGTCAGAATGCCTCCTTGAATAGTCAAACTGCTACCAAAGTTATACAGGTCAGAATCACCGCCAGTCGGCTCTGACGCAGATGCTTCTGTTGGTACCTTGGCCAAGGCTGTAGAAGCAGACGATGAACCTGTTCCATCAATACCTTCTGCAAtagcttcatcagcagctgcttctggaaCAGAATTATCGTCGTTACCATTCAATGATGCCGTCGTTGCAGATGTACTCGCACTACCTGCTGAGTTATCTGTATTAGTACCAGAAGAGGCggaagctgctgctgctgctcttatAGCATCAGCGACAACTACATCCGATTCCTCAGGAGGCCATATCTTGGTATTACAAGGTCCACCATCCATATTATGTTTCCGACGACCCTTTAAAATACTCTGGAACAGAACATAATCTGCTCTGGAGGGAGGTTTCTTACTTTTAAAATCAACCCCTGCTgcttcaagctcttctCGATGATGTTCCATTAAATGAATGACATGCTCTTGCTCATCTTGGTCAGCATCCAAATACTGCTTTTTTGCATTATCATAGTCGTACAGTTGTTGTGCATCGTCTTCACCATCATAAACCTCGTCAGACTCGTATTCTTCCTCAAtatattcatcttcagatAACGACTGACCTTCAGAATAATTGTCTGGTAACTCTTGTATACGTTGATCAGTGGAATGGTCGTGATTAAAGTGGCCATGACTATGAGAAGGATAGCTGCGACTATGTGTACTATGAGGACTATGAGCATTCGAGCCACCATTAGAATTGCTAACGGAATTACTATACCTTCGTGGACCATGCTCGTGCTCGTGTTCAGTGAAATGACTATGACTATTACCACGACTGCGGTTAGCTCTTTGATTGTGGTTATGGCTGTGATGGTGGTCGTGATTATGAACATGACCATGTGGATGACCGTGATTATGAGCATGGTTGTGACCATGGTTATGTCCATAGTGGCCATGGCCATGGCCATGAAGATGTGCATGGTCATAGTCGTCATGATGATCATGACCATACGGATTAGCCAATGGCAGACCCTTGCCAAAGCTCTGAGGCACTCCTTTTTCCGAGTACATTTCCAATTCAGCATAATAAGCATCATATAAAGCCTCCAACTCCTCTTCGATAGCAATTCTCTTTCTACCACACACAGAACAACTACAGCTATTTCGTTGCTGGTCTTTCATTATCTGCAGAACAGTGTCCTTTTCGATCTTGACCAAATCACGACGCTCGTCTTCCGACAAAGTCAGCCAGAACTCTTTAATGCGCTCACGCTCCTCCTCAGACGAAGTGTCCCAGATTCGGTCGCCCTTATTCTGCTTTTTAGAAGATCCAGCCGACTTTTTCGATGATTGCTGCatctgttgttgctgttgctgctgttgtttctgctgctgtttatattgttgttgaacatGGTTAGAAATCATAGCTGCTGAGCTCGGACTGCCTCCACCAGCGACCTCGGCAGCCGCTGTAGCAGCCGAGACAATAGACTGAGGCGACGAAAAGTCGATATTGTTGATAGTTATTCCATTTCCGTCTTTATGAACCTGTACAGAGTTTGTATTCGACATAGCATCAGCGTCAGCATTCGCAGCTGACGAGTTCTTcgactttttcttcttctttttcttcttcttggacGAGCTCGTTCCAGCCGTAGCAGCTGATTTCGCTTCTTCAGTATTCGCATCTTTTGGAACATACTCGAAATCGATATTATCGCCAGCAACATACTGGATATCATCAGGATCAAAGTCCGAATATTCGTCGTCATTTTCGTTGCTATCATTTCGTTCTGGCAGACTTCCTGCTGGTGACGCATTTGTCGCCGACGAGCTCGAAGTTTTGCGAACTCTCGGCACTGTAATCACCCTGGACCCGTCTCTCGAGTAAATGGCCTTGGCACCAGGTTCAATCGGTTTCGTGAACGCCGGGGCCGCCGAGGCCACTGCCTCCTGCAGAATGGGCGTAATCATCTGGTTCCACTGTTAGACCACAATTCTCAGCCACTGGggccctgcctccggcggctggggctctgccccagaccccgtggctcctgcttcgcaggagattctgctgggaccgtcgacggaacgaatcgagcgcagcgagatgagcagcggggtctggggcggagccccagccgccggaggcacacgCCTCCCAGAAGATACTGTAACTTACCTAAAGAGCCTCTCCTGGCGAATGGATGTGATTTGGAGTGTCGTAGTCGTGGGTATTGTGGTTCGCGAGTGTGATCCGGGTGCGGGAAGTATCGTAGATGCTCGTGTGATCTATTGCTGAAACTGTTAGAAGGAGGAAGGACGGCCAATTTGGCGGCTGGTTATGTCAGGGGGTGTCACTTACGGGTACTGGTGTTCAGGACAGAGCTACGAAGTGTGTTTTGAAGGGGGTTCAGAGACGTTTCAGGGCGTTGAGACCCTGTTAACTAACTGGCTGGCTGGAAACAGAGGCGGGTTGACTGCCGCTGGAAACGCCGAGTTTcgctctttttcaaatctaACAGGACTCAAGCAAGGACTAGTATCGAGGTCCGCAATATACACACTACCAGTGCGCTCTAAGAAGTCGTAGTTATAAGCTTACCATACATAAGCCGTGGATAGGAGCCAGGTGGTTGTGGGTATTGATCCAAATTATCTATGCAAAATGAACTGGTTTAAGTTCGTGCTGTATACAGTGATATATATCGCCCGTCAACTCACTAC
The Sugiyamaella lignohabitans strain CBS 10342 chromosome A, complete sequence genome window above contains:
- the NST1 gene encoding Nst1p (hypothetical protein; mediates sensitivity to salt stress; interacts physically with the splicing factor Msl1p and also displays genetic interaction with MSL1; GO_component: GO:0005737 - cytoplasm [Evidence IEA,IEA]; GO_component: GO:0005737 - cytoplasm [Evidence IDA] [PMID 14562095]; GO_function: GO:0003674 - molecular_function [Evidence ND]; GO_process: GO:0009651 - response to salt stress [Evidence IMP] [PMID 11816027]; GO_process: GO:0006950 - response to stress [Evidence IEA]); the protein is MITPILQEAVASAAPAFTKPIEPGAKAIYSRDGSRVITVPRVRKTSSSSATNASPAGSLPERNDSNENDDEYSDFDPDDIQYVAGDNIDFEYVPKDANTEEAKSAATAGTSSSKKKKKKKKKSKNSSAANADADAMSNTNSVQVHKDGNGITINNIDFSSPQSIVSAATAAAEVAGGGSPSSAAMISNHVQQQYKQQQKQQQQQQQQMQQSSKKSAGSSKKQNKGDRIWDTSSEEERERIKEFWLTLSEDERRDLVKIEKDTVLQIMKDQQRNSCSCSVCGRKRIAIEEELEALYDAYYAELEMYSEKGVPQSFGKGLPLANPYGHDHHDDYDHAHLHGHGHGHYGHNHGHNHAHNHGHPHGHVHNHDHHHSHNHNQRANRSRGNSHSHFTEHEHEHGPRRYSNSVSNSNGGSNAHSPHSTHSRSYPSHSHGHFNHDHSTDQRIQELPDNYSEGQSLSEDEYIEEEYESDEVYDGEDDAQQLYDYDNAKKQYLDADQDEQEHVIHLMEHHREELEAAGVDFKSKKPPSRADYVLFQSILKGRRKHNMDGGPCNTKIWPPEESDVVVADAIRAAAAASASSGTNTDNSAGSASTSATTASLNGNDDNSVPEAAADEAIAEGIDGTGSSSASTALAKVPTEASASEPTGGDSDLYNFGSSLTIQGGILTVADDLIKNNGKNFIDMMEELAGRRMAREEEALAAANEYEEEYDDEEGEDDEHDYLDEEEEEEDDDVDYIDEYDDEMDDEYDDDEYDDEEDDPPVSEEQRMAEGRRMLQIFAARMFEQRVLNAYREKVAQERQKKLLEELEEENRLKEERELKKLKEKEKKKDKKRQQKLAKEEEKARKEAEKAQAEAALKAEQAKKQELARQKKLEQKKLQEEERKKKLEEERKREAERERKRREREEKENQRRREKEAKEAEARRLRAEEEARVKKAKEEEAEKKRLAKEAEELRKKQEKEAQEEDARRIQLAQETVQKTELAAKQQHQKQLLASLQMHQQLANSEPVVSTSTATSSSGSPQSGTPIALPTLPHSMTQPIQQQPYPTGQGLPPQQQQQQQQHLPSSYGQLPFQQAPPQQQPQQQPGLHPVAAWNSYLTSASPGQAPIPQPPAMSNTQSPMALLNVLGYTNGSSVTSPSASMAQPLQTQPLLQQLQQSQQQQQQQPRQQQQQQQPPIKRPSAASSNQDLEDENPVDELNRIIGGSSLLEDDESNSAFPINTSDVMSPITNATTANVAPGPVPTATNGFGSGRLFSGSLFDTKTSSSSSDWSPFGRRTSSIGSNMWSTSGTPNLNMNSINGSTPWNTMLPQQLSQQPVMPSHQPPPPQPSLSHYPSSHITIYRAAMAAYQTLAKDGWTNADGYVPAQVLYHGALKQLGGSLTFTQNEFHNACAGVYEESTGATGRFDFLRDNLGLVTHLKYNPIARRSVSQSSIVSPTVSAAPGLQTDQASNPASTNTNNWPVRLASVL